The Aedes aegypti strain LVP_AGWG chromosome 3, AaegL5.0 Primary Assembly, whole genome shotgun sequence genome contains a region encoding:
- the LOC5575331 gene encoding uncharacterized protein LOC5575331 produces the protein MMPENSFQKLNDETFPASLLLEFDDLDDDIPISPPRILEPVNIISASGSRSPVTTSQTSNSSSGNYSLSTENEYVSNSSNSSNLFIKYRPLSNKRSNAAHSSNLRNAVNTSKNNSCSSIVQKRAKSEDNLLSNERSLTKVGGTSKSQKYGHVKSKVKQYIDETLNQHTRHPLIRHKSMPETTVENNQKQEEEIPLEHDANTLRAMLKETADEVTNLQRHLEFSEMLRKDDIAKIEVLKRKIEAMRIEHSMREKERQRERESEKELDRKLVLANYFRYSSQNSLNRVFASIGTQTSPDVCTAFSNSFIFSDESTDRVLASNFATTSGTSSPFRAKRALTYVADSQPQLNGTANEELLSPDLATHQSSSPDYPRLCPTAVVYNQSPQDNSGEITELLIQNSLDSCRECGRKNKKRKSKKTRLASLFCIRKVD, from the exons ATGATGCCTGAAAATTCCTTCCAAAAACTGAATGATGAAACATTCCCGGCGAGTTTGTTACTGGAGTTTGATGACTTGGATGACGATATTCCGATAAGTCCTCCTCGTATTCTGGAACCGGTGAACATCATTTCTGCTTCAG GTTCCCGGTCACCCGTTACCACATCTCAAACATCGAATTCGTCTAGTGGAAATTACAGCTTGTCGACTGAAAATGAATACGTTAGCAATTCGAGTAATTCCAGCAACCTGTTCATCAAGTATCGTCCTTTGTCCAATAAACGGTCGAATGCCGCCCACAGTTCTAATTTGAGAAACGCCGTCAAcacatcaaaaaataattcatgttCTTCAATTGTCCAAAAACGAGCTAAATCTGAAGATAATCTCCTGAGCAACGAACGATCACTCACAAAAGTCGGTGGAACTTCCAAATCACAGAAGTATGGACACGTAAAAAGTAAGGTGAAGCAATACATAGATGAGACACTGAATCAACACACCCGTCACCCACTGATTCGCCATAAATCCATGCCAGAAACTACAGTAGAAAACAATCAGAAACAG GAAGAGGAAATTCCCTTAGAACACGATGCCAATACCCTGCGGGCAATGTTAAAGGAAACAGCTGACGAAGTAACCAACTTACAACGACATTTGGAGTTTAGCGAGATGCTACGGAAAGATGACATCGCGAAGATAGAAGTCTTGAAGCGGAAGATCGAGGCCATGCGTATAGAACACTCGATGCGCGAAAAGGAACGCCAACGTGAAAGAGAGTCGGAGAAAGAGCTAGACAGGAAGCTAGTTTTGGCCAACTATTTCCGATATAGCAGCCAAAATTCTCTGAATCGAGTGTTCGCATCGATCGGCACTCAAACCAGTCCCGATGTGTGTACTGCATTTAGCAACTCTTTCATCTTTAGTGACGAGAGCACTGATCGCGTGCTTGCTTCGAACTTCGCAACAACTTCCGGTACATCATCTCCTTTCAGAGCAAAACGGGCTTTGACCTACGTTGCAGATTCACAACCACAGCTAAATGGAACTGCGAATGAAGAGTTGTTGAGCCCAGATTTGGCAACACACCAGAGTAGTTCACCGGACTATCCTCGACTGTGCCCTACAGCTGTGGTATACAATCAATCACCGCAGGACAACTCGGGAGAAATCACGGAGCTACTGATACAAAACAGTCTTGATTCCTGCAGGGAGTGTGGCAGAAAGAACAAAAAACGTAAAAGTAAGAAAACTAGGCTGGCCAGTTTATTCTGCATTAGGAAAGTTGACTAA